In a single window of the Nocardioides sp. L-11A genome:
- the smc gene encoding chromosome segregation protein SMC, which translates to MYLKSLTLKGFKSFASATTLQLEPGITCIVGPNGSGKSNVVDALAWVMGEASAKSLRGGKMDDVIFAGTSGRPPLGRAEVVLTIDNSDGALPIEYSEVTISRTMFRTGGSEYAINGTTCRLLDVQELLSDSGIGREMHVIVGQGQLDQILHATPEDRRGFIEEAAGVLKHRKRKEKALRKLDSTEGNLHRLNDLLSEIRRQLKPLGRQAEVARRAATVQADVRDAKARLLADDLVSARTSLEQELADESVLLARRAEVEGGITTARDQEATLEAALREDLPALSAAQETLSSLTALRERFRGTQSLAAERVRNAAGAEADGEQTGAGRDPDEIEAEAERLAVQEAQIAGQVADQQTALERAVADRRAAEEAAANEERRVAGLLRAAADRREGLARLHGQVNTLRSRAHAAEEEIGRLEAARADATARAERSQRDFTALETRVAGLDAGEEGLDAEHEAAVAALDDLDERLTKVREEAQQADRDKAGLSARKEALELGLARKDGAGALLAASDTISGLLGSVAALVSVRGGYEGAVAAALGAAADAVAVTDADTAVAVIDHLKADDLGRAGLLLGGGEAETTGSWPALPPGMSYAVDVVECPAQVRPALNRLLRKVAVVDHLDAARSLVADLADVVAVTRDGDLLGAHFASGGSHATQSLIEIQAAVDEATGSLADAVAAAERLGFDLARLEAERAEARQRVDVALARLHESDATLAAVAEELGQHGSLARAARAEAERMTEAIAQAETSREQALVGLAELERRLASAEQDTEEEPDTTEQERLVEATRAARQTEMECRLALRTSEERARALHGRVDQMRKAAAAERQARARAAERRARLIAEGRAGRAVAAAVGYVLDRLETSIEEATRRRQSVEDSRRGREQELMAVRQTLRDLDREHQELVSSVHRDEMARAQQRMRIEQIETKALEELGLEPAGLVADYGPDQPVPVLESPTEQTGEQTGEQTGEQTRDGGDGGVATEGEADPAPRTVPYVREEQVKRLRSAEKALGMLGRVNPLALEEFTAMEERHQFLSEQLEDLRATRKDLLDIVKDVDVKVEQVFTEAYADVTRAFDQTFARLFPGGEGRLVLTDPTDMLTTGIEVEARPPGKKVKRLSLLSGGERSLVAVAFLVALFKARPSPFYILDEVEAALDDTNLGRLLEIYEELRENSQLLVITHQKRTMEVGDALYGVTMRGDGVSAVISQRLRDESA; encoded by the coding sequence GTGTATCTGAAGAGCCTGACCCTCAAGGGGTTCAAGTCCTTCGCGTCCGCGACCACTCTCCAGCTCGAGCCCGGCATCACCTGCATCGTCGGGCCCAACGGCTCCGGCAAGTCCAATGTCGTCGACGCCCTGGCGTGGGTCATGGGCGAGGCCAGCGCCAAGAGCCTGCGCGGCGGCAAGATGGACGACGTCATCTTCGCCGGCACGTCGGGACGTCCGCCGCTCGGTCGGGCCGAGGTGGTGCTGACCATCGACAACTCCGACGGCGCGCTGCCGATCGAGTACTCCGAGGTCACCATCAGCCGGACCATGTTCCGCACCGGCGGCTCGGAGTACGCCATCAACGGCACCACCTGCCGGCTGCTCGACGTGCAGGAGCTGCTCAGCGACTCCGGCATCGGTCGCGAGATGCACGTCATCGTCGGGCAGGGGCAGCTCGACCAGATCCTGCACGCGACGCCCGAGGACCGCCGCGGCTTCATCGAGGAGGCCGCGGGCGTCCTCAAGCACCGCAAGCGCAAGGAGAAGGCGCTCCGCAAACTCGACTCCACCGAGGGCAATCTCCATCGGCTCAACGACCTGCTCAGCGAGATCCGGCGCCAGCTCAAGCCCCTGGGGCGGCAGGCCGAGGTCGCCCGGCGGGCGGCAACGGTCCAGGCCGATGTCCGCGACGCCAAGGCGCGCCTGCTGGCCGACGACCTGGTGAGCGCGCGCACGTCCCTGGAGCAGGAGCTCGCCGACGAGAGTGTGCTGCTCGCCCGGCGCGCGGAGGTCGAGGGCGGCATCACCACCGCCCGTGACCAGGAGGCCACGCTCGAGGCCGCGCTGCGCGAGGACCTGCCCGCGCTGTCCGCGGCCCAGGAGACCCTCTCCTCGCTGACCGCGCTGCGCGAGCGCTTCCGCGGCACCCAGAGCCTGGCCGCCGAGCGGGTGCGCAACGCCGCCGGCGCCGAGGCCGACGGTGAGCAGACCGGCGCCGGCCGCGACCCCGACGAGATCGAGGCCGAGGCGGAGCGACTGGCCGTCCAGGAGGCGCAGATCGCCGGTCAGGTCGCCGATCAGCAGACCGCGCTCGAGCGGGCCGTCGCCGACCGCCGCGCCGCCGAGGAGGCCGCGGCCAACGAGGAGCGCCGGGTCGCCGGCCTGCTGCGCGCCGCCGCCGACCGCCGCGAGGGCCTGGCCCGGCTGCACGGTCAGGTCAACACGCTGCGCTCGCGCGCCCACGCCGCGGAGGAGGAGATCGGCCGCCTGGAGGCGGCCCGCGCCGACGCCACCGCCCGCGCCGAGCGGTCCCAGCGCGACTTCACCGCCCTGGAGACCAGGGTCGCCGGCCTCGATGCCGGCGAGGAGGGCCTCGACGCCGAGCACGAGGCGGCCGTCGCGGCGCTCGACGACCTCGACGAGCGGCTCACCAAGGTCCGCGAGGAGGCCCAGCAGGCCGACCGCGACAAGGCCGGCCTCAGCGCCCGCAAGGAGGCCCTCGAGCTCGGCCTGGCCCGCAAGGACGGCGCCGGCGCGCTGCTCGCGGCCTCCGACACCATCTCGGGCCTGCTCGGCTCGGTCGCCGCGCTGGTCAGCGTGCGGGGCGGCTACGAAGGCGCCGTGGCCGCCGCGCTGGGCGCCGCCGCCGACGCCGTCGCGGTCACCGACGCCGACACCGCCGTCGCCGTCATCGACCACCTCAAGGCCGACGACCTCGGCCGGGCCGGGCTGCTGCTCGGTGGGGGAGAGGCCGAGACGACGGGGTCCTGGCCGGCGCTGCCCCCCGGCATGTCGTACGCCGTCGACGTGGTCGAGTGCCCCGCGCAGGTCCGGCCCGCCCTCAATCGCCTGCTGCGCAAGGTCGCGGTCGTCGACCACCTCGACGCCGCGCGTTCGCTCGTCGCCGACCTGGCCGACGTCGTGGCGGTCACCCGCGACGGCGACCTGCTCGGCGCCCACTTCGCCTCGGGCGGCTCCCACGCCACCCAGAGCCTGATCGAGATCCAGGCCGCGGTCGACGAGGCCACCGGGTCGCTGGCCGACGCGGTCGCCGCCGCCGAGCGGCTCGGGTTCGACCTCGCCCGGCTCGAGGCCGAGCGTGCCGAGGCACGTCAACGCGTCGACGTCGCGCTCGCCCGCCTGCACGAGTCCGACGCCACCCTCGCGGCGGTCGCCGAGGAGCTGGGCCAACACGGCTCCCTGGCCAGGGCCGCCCGCGCCGAGGCGGAGCGGATGACCGAGGCGATCGCCCAGGCCGAGACGTCCCGCGAGCAGGCCCTGGTCGGCCTCGCCGAGCTCGAGCGGCGCCTGGCGAGCGCCGAGCAGGACACCGAGGAGGAGCCGGACACCACCGAGCAGGAGCGGCTCGTGGAGGCGACCCGGGCAGCCCGGCAGACCGAGATGGAGTGCCGGCTGGCGTTGCGCACCTCGGAGGAGCGGGCCCGCGCCCTCCACGGCCGGGTCGACCAGATGCGCAAGGCCGCCGCGGCCGAGCGGCAGGCCCGCGCCCGCGCGGCCGAGCGCCGCGCCCGGCTGATCGCCGAGGGCCGCGCCGGCCGGGCCGTCGCCGCGGCGGTGGGCTACGTCCTGGACCGCCTCGAGACGTCGATCGAGGAGGCCACTCGGCGCCGGCAGTCGGTCGAGGACTCCCGCCGCGGTCGCGAGCAGGAGCTGATGGCCGTCCGGCAGACGCTGCGCGACCTCGACCGGGAGCACCAGGAGCTGGTCTCCTCCGTGCACCGAGACGAGATGGCCCGTGCCCAGCAGCGGATGCGCATCGAGCAGATCGAGACCAAGGCGCTCGAGGAGCTCGGGCTCGAGCCGGCGGGCCTGGTCGCCGACTACGGCCCGGACCAGCCGGTGCCGGTGCTCGAGTCGCCCACCGAGCAGACCGGTGAGCAGACCGGTGAGCAGACCGGTGAGCAGACACGAGACGGCGGGGATGGTGGTGTCGCCACCGAGGGCGAGGCCGATCCCGCGCCGCGCACGGTGCCCTACGTCCGCGAGGAGCAGGTCAAGCGACTCCGGAGCGCCGAGAAGGCCCTGGGCATGCTCGGCCGGGTCAACCCGCTGGCGCTCGAGGAGTTCACCGCGATGGAGGAGCGCCACCAGTTCCTCTCCGAGCAGCTCGAGGACCTGCGGGCCACCCGCAAGGACCTCCTCGACATCGTCAAGGACGTCGATGTCAAGGTCGAGCAGGTCTTCACCGAGGCCTACGCCGACGTCACCAGGGCTTTCGACCAGACCTTCGCGCGACTGTTCCCGGGCGGAGAGGGCCGGCTGGTCCTGACCGACCCCACCGACATGCTCACCACCGGCATCGAGGTCGAGGCCCGCCCGCCGGGCAAGAAGGTCAAGCGCCTCTCGCTGCTCTCCGGCGGCGAGCGCTCGCTGGTCGCCGTCGCCTTCCTGGTCGCGCTGTTCAAGGCCCGCCCCTCGCCGTTCTACATCCTCGACGAGGTCGAGGCCGCGCTCGACGACACCAACCTCGGGCGGCTGCTGGAGATCTACGAGGAGCTGCGCGAGAACTCCCAGCTCCTCGTCATCACCCACCAGAAGCGGACCATGGAGGTCGGCGACGCGCTCTACGGCGTCACGATGCGCGGCGACGGCGTCTCCGCGGTGATCAGCCAGCGGCTGCGCGACGAGTCGGCATGA
- a CDS encoding acyl-CoA thioesterase — protein MTGPDRSRPGRSAYRAWRTATTRWSDDDVYGHLNNARYFDLIDTAVNAHLHEATGTDIRRLPAIGLVAEVSCRYFAEMGYPRPIELGLAVERLGTSSVVYRIGLFQGDPDGEGALASAEGRFVHVYVDDTDPARPSTPIPDLIRAAVEPLVV, from the coding sequence ATGACCGGCCCCGACCGCAGCCGACCCGGCCGGTCGGCGTACCGCGCCTGGCGGACCGCCACGACCCGCTGGTCCGACGACGACGTCTACGGTCACCTCAACAACGCGCGCTACTTCGACCTCATCGACACCGCGGTCAACGCGCACCTGCACGAGGCGACGGGCACCGACATCCGCCGACTGCCGGCGATCGGGCTGGTCGCGGAGGTGTCGTGCCGCTACTTCGCCGAGATGGGCTACCCGCGCCCGATCGAGCTCGGACTCGCCGTCGAGCGGCTCGGCACGTCGTCGGTCGTCTACCGCATCGGTCTCTTCCAGGGCGACCCCGACGGCGAGGGTGCGCTCGCGTCCGCGGAGGGCCGCTTCGTCCACGTCTACGTCGACGACACCGATCCGGCGCGCCCCTCGACCCCGATCCCCGACCTGATCCGCGCCGCCGTCGAGCCGCTGGTGGTGTGA
- the ftsY gene encoding signal recognition particle-docking protein FtsY: MQEWLYLVIGIAVVGVLAIAGFVGTRTRRGSRTPDPTTDVVAPPARTQPPTVDDVAAEAPAVDAPAAEAPDLDVDVAGPAAPALEAPEKPASRLVRLRQRLAGSNALGRGLLGLLSREKLDEDTWEAIEDLLLAADIGVAPTQELVERLRTRLRVEGGQAADVRTVLREELINLVDPTMDRALKVSGEGDAPGVVLVVGVNGTGKTTSVGKLARILVADERTALLAAADTFRAAATEQLATWGERVGVEVVRGPEGGDPASVAFDAVKEGVDRGVDTVVVDTAGRLQNKQGLMDELGKVKRVIEKQAPVTEVLLVLDATTGQNGLIQAKVFSEVVDVTGIVLTKLDGSAKGGIVIAVQRQLGVPVKLVGLGEGPDDLAPFDAAAFVDALLG; this comes from the coding sequence ATGCAGGAGTGGCTCTACCTCGTCATCGGGATCGCCGTCGTCGGCGTCCTCGCGATCGCCGGCTTCGTCGGGACCCGGACCCGGCGCGGGTCGCGCACGCCCGACCCGACCACCGACGTCGTCGCGCCGCCGGCCCGGACCCAGCCGCCCACCGTCGACGACGTCGCGGCCGAGGCCCCCGCGGTCGACGCCCCGGCTGCCGAGGCTCCTGACCTCGACGTCGACGTCGCCGGGCCGGCCGCGCCGGCCCTGGAGGCCCCGGAGAAGCCGGCCTCGCGGCTGGTGCGCCTCCGGCAGCGGCTGGCCGGGTCCAACGCGCTGGGGCGGGGCCTGCTCGGACTGCTCAGTCGCGAGAAGCTCGACGAGGACACCTGGGAGGCCATCGAGGACCTGCTCCTCGCCGCCGACATCGGCGTCGCGCCGACCCAGGAGCTCGTGGAGCGGCTGCGCACCAGGCTGCGGGTCGAGGGCGGCCAGGCCGCCGACGTCCGCACCGTGCTCCGCGAGGAGCTGATCAACCTCGTCGACCCGACCATGGACCGTGCGCTCAAGGTGAGCGGCGAGGGCGACGCACCGGGAGTCGTGCTGGTCGTCGGCGTCAACGGCACCGGCAAGACCACCTCGGTCGGCAAGCTGGCCCGGATCCTGGTCGCCGACGAGCGCACCGCGCTGCTGGCCGCGGCCGACACCTTCCGCGCCGCCGCCACCGAGCAGCTCGCGACCTGGGGCGAGCGGGTCGGCGTCGAAGTCGTCCGCGGCCCCGAGGGTGGCGACCCCGCCAGCGTCGCCTTCGACGCGGTCAAGGAGGGCGTCGACCGTGGGGTCGACACCGTCGTGGTCGACACCGCCGGGCGACTGCAGAACAAGCAGGGCCTGATGGACGAGCTCGGCAAGGTCAAGCGGGTCATCGAGAAGCAGGCACCGGTCACCGAGGTGCTGCTCGTTCTCGACGCCACCACCGGCCAGAACGGCCTGATCCAAGCCAAGGTCTTCTCCGAGGTCGTCGACGTCACCGGCATCGTGCTGACCAAGCTCGACGGCTCCGCCAAGGGCGGCATCGTGATCGCGGTGCAGCGCCAGCTCGGCGTACCGGTCAAGCTGGTCGGCCTGGGCGAGGGCCCCGACGACCTGGCGCCGTTCGACGCGGCCGCGTTCGTCGACGCGCTCCTCGGCTGA
- a CDS encoding ammonium transporter yields the protein MENGYYTWMLVSASLVLLMTAPGLALFYGGMSRTKSVLNMMMMSFSALGVVGIVYALWGWSMSYSTTFATADGATGKEIGKLFSNPFTQFGLESTDPANYVFVAFQLTFAVITAALISGAVADRMRFSAWLVFLPIWVTLSYFPLAHMVWGGGFLSGVENGLADLLFSGDGGAAVAPIDYAGGTVVHINAGVAGLVLALLVGRRLGFGKEPMKPHNLTLTMIGAGLLWFGWFGFNVGSIVNLDDYTTETGLVWLNTTLATCAAMMGWLLVEKLRDGHATSLGAASGVVAGLVAVTPACGNLVPWSAIVLGLVAGGVCALAVGLKYRFGFDDSLDVVGVHLVGGLVGTVGVGFLASNEGGLLTGGGAKQLVVQIAVAVFAMIWSGIATLVVALIVKAVVGLRLPEEDEVDGIDFAEHGEAAYDLTTGGGAARRTSLLSTSTPSEVSA from the coding sequence ATGGAAAACGGCTACTACACCTGGATGCTGGTGTCGGCCTCGCTCGTCCTGTTGATGACCGCCCCTGGCCTGGCGCTCTTCTACGGCGGCATGAGCCGGACCAAGTCGGTGCTCAACATGATGATGATGTCCTTCAGCGCCCTGGGCGTGGTGGGCATCGTGTACGCCCTGTGGGGCTGGTCGATGTCGTACAGCACGACCTTCGCCACCGCCGACGGCGCGACGGGCAAGGAGATCGGCAAGCTCTTCTCCAACCCGTTCACGCAGTTCGGGCTCGAGAGCACGGATCCCGCCAACTACGTCTTCGTCGCCTTCCAGCTGACCTTCGCGGTGATCACCGCCGCGCTGATCAGCGGCGCCGTCGCGGACCGGATGAGGTTCTCCGCGTGGTTGGTGTTCCTGCCGATCTGGGTCACGCTCTCGTACTTCCCGCTCGCGCACATGGTGTGGGGCGGCGGCTTCCTCAGCGGCGTCGAGAACGGCCTGGCCGACCTGCTCTTCTCCGGTGACGGTGGCGCCGCGGTGGCGCCGATCGACTACGCCGGCGGCACGGTGGTCCACATCAACGCCGGCGTCGCGGGCCTGGTGCTGGCCCTGCTCGTCGGACGCCGGCTCGGCTTCGGCAAGGAGCCGATGAAGCCGCACAACCTGACCCTGACCATGATCGGCGCGGGCCTGCTGTGGTTCGGTTGGTTCGGCTTCAACGTCGGCTCGATCGTCAACCTCGACGACTACACCACCGAGACCGGCCTGGTGTGGCTCAACACCACGCTGGCCACCTGCGCGGCGATGATGGGCTGGCTGCTCGTGGAGAAGCTCCGCGACGGCCACGCGACCTCCCTCGGCGCGGCCTCCGGCGTCGTCGCCGGCCTGGTCGCCGTCACCCCCGCCTGCGGCAACCTGGTGCCGTGGAGCGCGATCGTGCTCGGTCTCGTCGCCGGCGGCGTCTGCGCCCTGGCCGTGGGCCTGAAGTACCGGTTCGGCTTCGACGACTCGCTCGACGTGGTGGGCGTCCATCTCGTCGGTGGCCTGGTCGGCACCGTCGGCGTCGGCTTCCTCGCCTCCAACGAGGGCGGCCTGCTCACCGGCGGCGGGGCGAAGCAGCTCGTCGTCCAGATCGCCGTCGCGGTGTTCGCGATGATCTGGTCGGGCATCGCGACCCTGGTGGTGGCCCTGATCGTCAAGGCGGTCGTGGGGCTGCGGCTCCCGGAGGAGGACGAGGTCGACGGGATCGACTTCGCCGAGCACGGCGAGGCGGCCTACGATCTCACCACCGGTGGCGGCGCCGCCCGTCGTACCTCGCTCCTGAGCACGTCCACCCCTTCGGAGGTAAGCGCATGA
- a CDS encoding P-II family nitrogen regulator: MKLVTAVIKPHKWEDVREALEAFGVTGMTVSEVSGYGRQKGHTEVYRGAEYDIALVPKIRIEIVVDGADAADIVGIITKTAHTGRIGDGKVWVSPVESVVRVRTGDTDAAAL, from the coding sequence ATGAAGCTGGTCACCGCGGTCATCAAGCCGCACAAGTGGGAGGACGTCCGGGAGGCGCTCGAGGCGTTCGGTGTCACCGGCATGACGGTCAGCGAGGTCAGCGGCTACGGCCGGCAGAAGGGCCACACCGAGGTCTATCGGGGCGCGGAGTACGACATCGCGCTGGTCCCCAAGATCCGCATCGAGATCGTCGTCGACGGCGCCGACGCCGCCGACATCGTCGGGATCATCACCAAGACGGCCCACACCGGCCGGATCGGGGACGGCAAGGTCTGGGTCAGCCCGGTCGAGTCGGTGGTCCGCGTGCGGACCGGCGACACGGACGCGGCCGCGCTCTGA
- a CDS encoding [protein-PII] uridylyltransferase, whose product MRGTQTHPAPRGRAGMTAADRARRTEEADTLCRSAYGAAAGPDSGVALVAVGGYGRGELAPYSDLDVVLVADEGVDEECWTALAEQVWYPLWDSGAKLDHAVRTLPEMLTAAEGDVRVASGLLDVRHVAGDHSVALRLRTTALTHWRRQARLRLPELRELVRGRHRTVGELAHLSLPDLKESEGGLRDATVLKSLTATWLVDVPAADLERCRQQLLDVRDLLHAAAGRASDRIAPEHWAPLAAGLGLPDEASAQRYVRELGRRVTHLSRLAWRRTDDALRRTSAARPRRPELQRVAPGVALSRGEVVLDRGARPAQDPTLLLRAAAEAAERDVVLAPPTAARLVRECPALPEPWPEEARRQLVRLLAAGPGLLPVWETLDETGALDRFLPEWERIRLLPHASAIHRFTVDRHVVETCVEASALIRDVARPDVLVVAALLHDIGKGELTEHSVAGEPIARAIATRMGFAPEEADLVALLVRRHLLLADIATTRDPDDPATIDALLEHVDSPDALALLTALAEADAKAASPKAWTSWRAGLVLDLARRARTALQRGSVPPAFRVEEIPIPAAVADGDVSIAVEPVADGSRVTIVAPDRVGLLADVAAVFALRRLGVRAARLWSQGEHAVSVWDLAEGGLDAGALRDQLDAVAARRVDPAARLRPRHAPGELDPAVVVRPEASDHATVIEVRAADRLGVVYVVSAALAALDMTVRSAHISTLGPQAVDVFYVQEAAAGALSDMRAAQAAHAVRRAVRGSSAP is encoded by the coding sequence GTGCGCGGCACGCAGACCCACCCCGCACCCCGGGGCCGGGCGGGCATGACCGCGGCTGACCGCGCCCGGCGGACGGAGGAGGCCGACACCCTCTGCCGCAGCGCGTACGGCGCCGCGGCCGGTCCCGACTCCGGGGTGGCGCTGGTGGCGGTCGGCGGCTACGGGCGGGGCGAGCTGGCGCCGTACTCCGACCTCGACGTGGTCCTGGTGGCCGACGAGGGCGTCGACGAGGAGTGCTGGACCGCGCTGGCCGAGCAGGTCTGGTATCCGCTGTGGGACTCGGGCGCCAAGCTCGACCACGCCGTGCGGACCCTGCCGGAGATGCTGACGGCCGCGGAGGGCGACGTCCGGGTGGCGTCGGGTCTGCTCGACGTGCGCCACGTCGCCGGCGACCACAGCGTCGCACTGCGGCTGCGGACGACCGCGCTCACCCACTGGCGACGGCAGGCCCGGCTGCGGCTGCCCGAGCTGCGGGAGCTGGTCCGCGGCCGGCACCGGACGGTCGGGGAGCTGGCCCACCTCTCGCTGCCGGACCTCAAGGAGTCCGAGGGCGGCCTGCGCGACGCGACCGTGCTCAAGAGCCTCACCGCGACCTGGCTGGTCGACGTGCCCGCGGCCGACCTGGAGCGCTGCCGCCAGCAGCTCCTCGACGTGCGCGACCTGCTGCACGCGGCCGCCGGACGGGCGAGCGACCGGATCGCGCCGGAGCACTGGGCGCCGCTCGCCGCCGGGCTCGGGCTGCCGGACGAGGCGTCGGCGCAGCGGTACGTGCGCGAGCTGGGGCGGCGGGTCACGCACCTGTCGCGGCTGGCGTGGCGCCGGACCGACGACGCACTGCGGCGGACCTCCGCGGCGCGGCCCCGACGCCCCGAGCTGCAGCGGGTCGCCCCAGGCGTCGCGCTGTCCCGCGGTGAGGTCGTCCTCGACCGCGGCGCGCGGCCGGCCCAGGACCCGACCCTCCTGCTCCGCGCCGCCGCCGAGGCCGCGGAGCGGGACGTCGTGCTCGCCCCGCCGACGGCGGCGCGGCTGGTCCGGGAGTGTCCGGCGCTGCCCGAGCCGTGGCCCGAGGAGGCCCGCCGGCAGCTGGTCCGGCTGCTCGCCGCCGGGCCCGGTCTGCTGCCGGTCTGGGAGACGCTCGACGAGACCGGGGCCCTCGACCGGTTCCTGCCCGAGTGGGAGCGGATCCGGCTACTGCCGCATGCCTCGGCGATCCACCGGTTCACCGTCGACCGGCACGTCGTGGAGACCTGCGTCGAGGCGTCGGCGCTGATCCGCGACGTGGCGCGCCCCGACGTCCTGGTCGTCGCGGCGCTGTTGCACGACATCGGCAAGGGGGAGCTGACCGAGCACAGCGTCGCCGGCGAGCCGATCGCCCGCGCCATCGCCACGCGGATGGGGTTCGCGCCCGAGGAGGCGGACCTGGTCGCGCTCCTGGTGCGCCGGCACCTGCTCCTCGCCGACATCGCCACCACCCGCGACCCCGACGACCCCGCCACGATCGACGCCCTCCTCGAGCACGTCGACAGCCCGGATGCGCTGGCGCTGCTGACCGCGCTGGCGGAGGCCGACGCGAAGGCGGCCTCGCCCAAGGCCTGGACGTCGTGGCGTGCCGGGCTGGTGCTCGACCTGGCGCGCCGGGCGCGGACCGCGCTGCAGCGGGGCAGCGTGCCACCGGCCTTCCGGGTGGAGGAGATCCCGATCCCCGCCGCCGTCGCCGACGGTGACGTCTCCATCGCCGTCGAGCCGGTCGCGGACGGCTCCAGGGTCACCATCGTGGCGCCGGACCGGGTCGGCCTGCTCGCCGACGTCGCCGCGGTGTTCGCGCTGCGCCGGCTCGGGGTGCGCGCGGCCCGGCTGTGGTCCCAGGGGGAGCACGCCGTGTCGGTGTGGGACCTGGCCGAGGGCGGCCTCGACGCGGGCGCGCTGCGCGACCAGCTGGACGCGGTCGCTGCGCGGCGGGTCGACCCGGCCGCTCGGCTCCGCCCGCGGCATGCGCCCGGAGAGCTGGATCCGGCGGTCGTCGTACGGCCGGAGGCGAGCGATCATGCGACGGTCATCGAGGTCCGCGCGGCGGACCGGCTCGGCGTCGTGTACGTCGTGAGCGCGGCGCTCGCGGCCCTCGACATGACGGTCCGCTCGGCCCACATCTCCACGCTGGGGCCGCAGGCGGTGGACGTGTTCTACGTGCAGGAGGCCGCGGCCGGGGCGCTCTCGGACATGCGCGCGGCGCAGGCCGCCCACGCCGTCCGGAGGGCGGTCAGGGGGTCTTCCGCACCCTGA
- a CDS encoding YbdD/YjiX family protein, producing MRALVRAWRAIRWYVREATGEARWDDYVEGCARDGTEPVSRRAWERHRADLREHNPRSRCC from the coding sequence ATGAGAGCGCTGGTCCGTGCCTGGCGCGCGATCCGCTGGTACGTCCGCGAGGCGACCGGCGAGGCCCGCTGGGACGACTACGTCGAGGGCTGTGCCCGCGACGGCACCGAGCCCGTCTCGCGGCGGGCCTGGGAGCGGCACCGTGCGGACCTGAGGGAGCACAACCCGCGGTCCCGGTGCTGCTGA